One Fusobacterium nucleatum genomic window carries:
- the lptB gene encoding LPS export ABC transporter ATP-binding protein → MISLSADSLVKAYKKRKVVDKVSLEVNKGEIVGLLGPNGAGKTTTFYMITGIVKPDSGEVMCADQDITNLPMYKRADMGIGYLAQEPSVFRNLTVEENIEVVLEMKNISKKEQRETVDRLLEEFKLTHVRDSLGYSLSGGERRRIEIARTIANNPSFILLDEPFAGVDPIAVEDIQNIIRHLKKRGLGILITDHNVRETLSITDKSYIMAKGKVLIEGTPCEIANNPEAKRIYLGEKFRLD, encoded by the coding sequence ATGATAAGTTTAAGTGCTGATAGCCTTGTAAAAGCATACAAAAAAAGAAAGGTTGTAGACAAGGTTAGCTTAGAAGTAAATAAAGGTGAGATTGTTGGACTTCTGGGTCCTAATGGAGCAGGAAAAACAACAACTTTCTACATGATAACTGGTATAGTAAAACCAGATAGTGGGGAAGTGATGTGTGCAGATCAAGATATAACTAACTTACCAATGTATAAAAGAGCAGATATGGGGATTGGTTATCTTGCACAAGAACCTTCTGTTTTTAGAAACCTGACAGTTGAAGAAAATATAGAGGTTGTACTTGAAATGAAAAATATATCCAAAAAAGAGCAAAGAGAAACTGTGGATAGATTGCTTGAAGAATTTAAACTTACTCATGTTAGAGATTCTTTGGGATATTCTTTATCTGGTGGGGAAAGAAGAAGAATAGAAATTGCAAGAACAATAGCAAATAATCCAAGTTTTATACTACTTGATGAACCTTTTGCAGGTGTTGACCCAATAGCTGTTGAAGATATACAAAATATTATAAGACACCTTAAAAAAAGAGGTTTAGGAATATTAATAACAGACCATAATGTAAGAGAGACTTTGAGTATTACAGATAAATCATATATTATGGCAAAGGGGAAAGTTTTAATAGAAGGGACACCATGTGAGATAGCAAATAACCCAGAAGCAAAGAGAATATATTTAGGGGAAAAATTTAGATTAGATTAA
- the ruvX gene encoding Holliday junction resolvase RuvX gives MKRYIALDIGDVRIGVARSDIMGIIASPLETINRKKVKSVKRIAEICKENNTNLLVVGIPKSLDGEEKRQAEKVREYIEKLKKEIENLQIIEVDERFSTVVADNILKELNKNGAIEKRKVVDKVAASIILQTYLDMKK, from the coding sequence ATGAAAAGATATATAGCACTTGATATAGGTGATGTAAGAATTGGAGTGGCAAGATCAGATATAATGGGGATAATTGCCTCTCCATTAGAAACTATCAATAGAAAAAAAGTAAAATCTGTGAAAAGAATTGCAGAGATTTGTAAAGAAAATAATACAAATTTACTGGTTGTAGGTATACCTAAAAGTCTTGATGGTGAAGAAAAAAGGCAGGCAGAAAAAGTAAGAGAATATATTGAAAAATTAAAAAAAGAAATTGAAAATCTTCAAATAATTGAAGTAGATGAAAGATTTTCAACAGTAGTAGCAGATAATATTTTAAAAGAGTTAAATAAAAATGGAGCTATTGAAAAAAGAAAGGTAGTAGATAAAGTGGCTGCCTCAATAATATTACAAACATATTTAGATATGAAAAAATAA
- a CDS encoding methyltransferase regulatory domain-containing protein — translation MSKKETIKDVTIVQKSYDEAPYKSKTFYYTQPGRQQMILKLLGFKTPNLEKSRVLEIGCSFGGNIIPFALENPKAEVIGIDLSSVQIEEGNRIIKYLGLENIRLIHQNVLEFDKKLGKFDYIICHGVFSWVNKEVQKGILNVIKNHLSENGSAIISYNTYPGWKNLEVVRDVMLFRDEMLKSRGEPINESNAVRYGRGAIEFLSQFSILNEKIKEGIKGIEDKDDYYILHEYLEDTNQPTYLYDFNKMLLEHGLIHVVDSDLMKTFPNISNEIEEKLVAECGNDNIAKEQYYDFLLDRQFRISIITHEANKEKINISKDVRIVDLKEIDIRGKYEKNKDGFYTIENNEIKDEEVTTILDILSENYPNTMTIDELEKKVIERRKTETNNVYANAVYLMYGKLVEAYSRKLTVKKEEKIKLNPKYKNYLEYFITNPNPVIALASFEGTINYDTINPIMLSIITLFDGTRTDEDIYNLLLEKERTGEITITFEEGSSKEEVIKNNIEICRNFIEINFLNK, via the coding sequence ATGTCAAAAAAAGAAACAATTAAAGATGTAACAATAGTTCAGAAGAGTTATGATGAAGCACCTTATAAGTCAAAAACTTTCTATTATACTCAACCAGGTAGGCAACAGATGATTTTAAAACTATTAGGGTTTAAAACACCTAATTTGGAAAAATCAAGAGTGCTTGAAATAGGTTGTTCATTTGGAGGAAATATAATTCCTTTTGCCTTAGAAAATCCTAAAGCAGAAGTAATTGGTATTGATTTATCTAGTGTTCAAATTGAAGAAGGAAATAGAATAATTAAATATCTAGGTTTAGAGAATATAAGATTAATTCATCAAAATGTATTAGAATTTGATAAAAAACTTGGAAAATTTGATTATATTATTTGTCATGGAGTATTTTCTTGGGTCAATAAAGAAGTACAAAAAGGGATTTTAAATGTAATTAAAAATCATCTTTCAGAAAATGGTTCAGCAATAATTTCATATAACACATATCCTGGATGGAAAAATCTTGAAGTTGTAAGAGATGTAATGTTATTTAGAGATGAGATGTTAAAAAGTAGAGGAGAACCAATAAATGAAAGTAATGCAGTAAGATATGGAAGAGGAGCAATAGAATTTTTAAGTCAATTTTCTATATTAAATGAAAAAATAAAAGAAGGTATTAAAGGAATTGAAGATAAAGATGACTATTATATTTTACATGAATATTTAGAAGACACTAATCAACCTACATATCTCTATGATTTTAATAAAATGTTATTAGAACATGGATTGATTCATGTTGTTGACTCCGATTTAATGAAGACTTTTCCAAATATTTCAAATGAAATAGAAGAAAAATTAGTTGCTGAATGTGGTAATGATAATATAGCTAAGGAACAATATTATGATTTTCTATTAGATAGACAATTTAGAATTAGTATAATAACACATGAAGCTAACAAAGAAAAGATTAATATTTCTAAAGATGTTCGTATAGTTGATTTAAAAGAAATAGACATTAGAGGAAAATATGAAAAAAATAAAGATGGATTCTATACAATAGAAAATAATGAAATAAAAGATGAAGAAGTGACAACTATTTTAGATATTTTAAGTGAAAATTATCCTAATACTATGACAATAGATGAATTGGAAAAGAAAGTAATAGAAAGAAGAAAAACTGAAACTAATAATGTCTATGCAAATGCAGTTTATTTGATGTATGGAAAATTAGTTGAAGCATATTCAAGAAAACTTACTGTTAAAAAAGAAGAAAAAATAAAATTAAATCCTAAATACAAAAATTATTTAGAATATTTTATAACTAATCCTAATCCTGTTATAGCATTAGCAAGTTTTGAAGGAACAATAAATTATGATACTATTAATCCAATAATGTTATCTATAATAACTTTATTTGATGGAACAAGAACAGATGAAGATATTTATAATCTTTTATTAGAAAAGGAAAGAACAGGAGAAATAACTATAACTTTTGAAGAAGGTTCATCTAAGGAAGAAGTTATAAAAAATAATATTGAAATTTGTAGAAACTTTATAGAAATTAATTTCTTAAATAAATAA
- the lptC gene encoding LPS export ABC transporter periplasmic protein LptC — MSKKKIIYIAMGVIAVVLGYLNYFGSDKEVGDIRKIIETVNAVYEGDDYHVEAEKEIDYIDEKESKFEKAKAKIQGMLLSGDNVFLDKDKNLTLDTNILGISPNGWEIKASELKYNKETHELISVKPMYAKNEEKGIEVLANKFKTTISMDNITLEDGVVIKNKLFSILADKANYNNANKTIVLEGNIRLSNRIGDIGDINTLKDIKDIQNSDVNKTDKEMSGTFEKVYFNLDERNLYATDGFDLKYDEVGLKGKNIVLNEITQSFKVTDDVKFTYQDYIFDVNYIEKEPNSDIINVYGQIKGGNPIYSVLADKGEYNINDKKIRVFGNVDITSTKGERLLLDNFIYSSQTKEADMYGNKIKYTSPDNNLEAEYIHYNTITKEVTTNKPFDSWNAKGEGLTGTSIVYNLGTKDFYSKENITVKNKDYGLTTKNVTYKEETGILTAPEPYEIKSNSGDSTVNGNSITYNKKTGELVSPGQIIVNDKGTIIKGHDLVYNNISGLGKIQGPIPFENKSDNMSGIAKELIIKKGDYVDLIGPIKARRETTNMEFANARYSYKDELVHVNTPVKFNDPVSSMVGSVSSATYSPKDSILRGTNFNMKEPDRSARAQDIVLYNKGERKLELVGNAYISSGNDNISGSKIVYYLDTKDAETPTNSVIHYDQYTIKSSYAKVNRENGAVFAKNIDVKSVDGNEFLANLAKGNTNDVVHFTGDVKGKSKQKEGDILFTGDKADLYMSKVDDKYQAKKVIVDTKSTFTQLNRRIDSNYLELDLIKKEVYAKKNPVLTIDDGPKGNTLVKADDVTGYIDKEMIKLNKNVYVKNIDEKKEETVLTADRGTVTREMADVYDKVKIVRKDSVTTANEGHYDIVNRKIRAKGNVHVDYTGDKSTSTIFSDMTSTKKKK, encoded by the coding sequence ATGAGTAAGAAAAAAATAATATACATAGCTATGGGAGTAATAGCAGTAGTTTTAGGTTACTTAAACTACTTTGGCTCTGATAAAGAAGTTGGAGATATAAGAAAAATTATAGAAACAGTTAATGCAGTTTATGAAGGTGATGATTATCATGTGGAAGCAGAGAAAGAAATTGACTATATAGATGAAAAAGAAAGTAAGTTTGAAAAAGCAAAAGCCAAAATACAAGGAATGCTTTTAAGTGGTGATAATGTATTTCTTGATAAAGATAAAAATTTAACACTAGATACTAATATTCTAGGAATCAGTCCTAATGGTTGGGAAATTAAGGCTTCTGAATTAAAGTATAATAAAGAAACACATGAACTTATTTCTGTAAAACCTATGTATGCAAAGAATGAAGAAAAAGGGATAGAGGTTTTAGCAAACAAATTTAAAACAACTATTTCTATGGATAATATAACATTGGAAGATGGAGTAGTTATAAAAAATAAATTATTTTCTATTTTAGCTGATAAGGCAAATTACAATAATGCTAATAAAACAATAGTTCTTGAAGGTAATATAAGATTATCAAATAGAATAGGAGATATAGGAGATATTAATACTCTTAAGGATATTAAAGATATTCAAAACAGTGATGTCAATAAAACTGATAAGGAAATGTCAGGAACTTTTGAAAAAGTTTATTTTAATTTAGATGAAAGAAATTTATATGCAACTGATGGTTTTGACTTAAAATATGATGAAGTTGGATTAAAGGGTAAAAATATAGTTTTAAATGAAATAACACAAAGTTTTAAAGTAACAGATGATGTGAAGTTTACATATCAAGATTATATTTTTGATGTCAACTATATTGAAAAAGAGCCTAATAGTGATATAATAAATGTCTATGGACAAATTAAGGGTGGAAATCCTATATACTCTGTGTTAGCAGATAAAGGAGAATACAATATTAATGATAAAAAAATTAGAGTTTTTGGAAATGTTGATATAACTTCTACAAAAGGTGAAAGATTACTTTTAGATAATTTCATATATTCTAGCCAAACAAAAGAAGCAGATATGTATGGTAATAAAATTAAATATACTTCACCTGATAATAATTTAGAAGCAGAATATATTCACTATAATACAATTACTAAAGAAGTAACAACTAATAAACCTTTTGATTCTTGGAATGCTAAAGGAGAAGGATTAACAGGAACAAGTATTGTATATAATTTAGGAACTAAAGATTTTTATTCAAAAGAAAATATTACTGTAAAGAATAAAGATTATGGTTTAACAACTAAGAATGTTACATATAAGGAAGAAACAGGAATTTTAACAGCACCTGAACCTTATGAAATAAAATCTAATAGTGGTGATTCAACTGTTAATGGAAATAGTATTACATATAATAAAAAGACAGGTGAACTTGTAAGTCCAGGACAAATCATTGTTAATGACAAAGGAACTATTATAAAAGGACATGATTTAGTATACAATAATATAAGTGGTTTAGGAAAAATACAAGGACCTATTCCTTTTGAAAATAAATCTGATAATATGTCTGGTATAGCAAAGGAACTTATTATTAAAAAAGGAGATTATGTTGATTTAATTGGACCAATAAAAGCTAGAAGAGAAACAACAAATATGGAATTTGCAAATGCTAGATATTCATATAAAGATGAATTAGTTCATGTAAACACTCCAGTTAAATTTAATGATCCTGTAAGTTCTATGGTTGGCTCAGTAAGTTCAGCAACTTACAGTCCTAAAGATTCGATACTAAGAGGAACTAATTTTAATATGAAAGAGCCAGATAGATCTGCAAGAGCACAAGATATAGTTCTATATAATAAAGGTGAAAGAAAATTGGAATTAGTGGGAAATGCCTATATAAGCTCTGGTAATGATAATATATCAGGATCTAAAATAGTTTATTATCTTGATACCAAAGATGCAGAAACTCCTACAAATAGTGTAATACACTATGATCAATATACTATAAAATCTAGTTATGCAAAAGTAAATAGGGAAAATGGAGCAGTATTTGCCAAAAATATTGATGTAAAATCTGTAGATGGTAATGAATTCTTAGCTAATCTAGCCAAAGGAAATACTAATGATGTGGTTCATTTTACAGGAGATGTAAAAGGAAAATCTAAACAAAAAGAAGGAGATATTCTCTTTACAGGAGACAAGGCGGATTTATATATGAGTAAAGTTGATGATAAATATCAAGCTAAAAAAGTTATTGTTGATACAAAATCTACATTTACTCAACTAAACAGAAGAATAGATTCTAATTATTTAGAACTTGATCTTATAAAGAAAGAAGTTTATGCAAAGAAAAATCCAGTGCTTACAATAGATGATGGACCTAAGGGAAATACTTTAGTTAAAGCAGATGATGTTACTGGTTATATAGATAAAGAAATGATAAAATTAAACAAAAATGTTTATGTAAAAAATATAGATGAAAAGAAAGAAGAAACCGTTCTAACAGCTGATAGAGGTACTGTAACAAGAGAGATGGCAGATGTATATGATAAAGTAAAAATTGTTAGAAAAGACTCAGTTACAACCGCAAACGAAGGACATTATGATATAGTCAATAGAAAAATAAGGGCAAAAGGGAATGTTCATGTTGATTATACAGGAGATAAATCAACAAGTACTATATTTAGTGATATGACATCTACTAAAAAGAAAAAATAA
- the alaS gene encoding alanine--tRNA ligase → MLTGNEIREKFIEFFMQKQHKHFESASLIPDDPTLLLTVAGMVPFKPYFLGQKEAPCPRVTTYQKCIRTNDLENVGRTARHHTFFEMLGNFSFGDYFKKEAIKWSWEFVTEVLKLDKGKLWVTVFTTDDEAEKIWIEECNFPKERIVRMGESENWWSAGPTGSCGPCSEIHVDLGIQYGGDENSKIGDEGTDNRFIEIWNLVFTEWNRMEDGSLEPLPKKNIDTGAGLERIAAVVQGKANNFETDLLFPILEEAAKITGSQYAKNSETDFSLKVITDHARAVTFLINDGVIPSNEGRGYILRRILRRAVRHGRLLGYTDLFMYKMVDKVVEKFEIAYPDLRKNLENIRKIVKIEEEKFSNTLDQGIQLVNQEIDNLLANEKNKLDGEISFKLYDTYGFPYELTEEIAEERGVTVLREEFEAKMEEQKEKARSAREVVMEKGQDSFIEEFYDKYGVTNFTGYEKTEDEGKLLSLRETKDGKNLLIFDKTPFYAESGGQVGDQGKIYSDNFVGKVLDVQKQKDIFIHTVEFEKGIAEENKTYKLEVDIVKRLDTAKNHTATHLLHKALREVVGTHVQQAGSLVDSEKLRFDFSHYEALTAEQLSKIEDIVNEKIREGIEVAVSHHTIEEAKKLGAMMLFGDKYGDVVRVVDVPSFSTELCGGTHIDNIGKIGLFKIVSEGGIAAGVRRIEAKTGYGAYLVEKEEADILNNIEKKLKVTNINLVEKVEKTLETLKDTEKELETLKQKLALFETKSAISDMEEIGGAKVLIASFKDKSAEDLRTMIDTIKNNNEKAVIVLASTQDKLAFAVGVTKTLIDKVKAGDLVKKLAEITGGKGGGRPDFAQAGGKDEGKLLDAFKEVRAMIESKLS, encoded by the coding sequence ATGTTAACAGGTAATGAAATTAGGGAGAAATTTATTGAATTTTTTATGCAAAAACAGCATAAACATTTTGAAAGTGCATCTTTGATACCAGATGATCCAACTTTACTTTTAACAGTAGCTGGAATGGTACCATTTAAGCCATATTTCTTAGGGCAAAAAGAAGCACCTTGTCCAAGAGTTACAACTTATCAAAAATGTATAAGAACAAATGACTTAGAAAATGTTGGAAGAACTGCAAGACATCATACATTTTTTGAAATGTTAGGAAATTTCTCGTTTGGAGATTATTTTAAAAAAGAAGCTATAAAATGGTCTTGGGAGTTTGTAACAGAAGTATTAAAGCTTGATAAAGGTAAACTTTGGGTTACAGTTTTTACAACTGATGATGAGGCTGAAAAAATTTGGATAGAAGAATGTAATTTTCCAAAAGAAAGAATAGTAAGAATGGGAGAAAGTGAAAACTGGTGGTCAGCAGGACCTACAGGTTCTTGTGGACCTTGTTCTGAAATACATGTTGATTTAGGTATTCAATATGGTGGAGATGAAAATTCTAAAATTGGTGATGAAGGAACAGATAATCGTTTTATAGAAATTTGGAACTTAGTATTTACTGAATGGAATAGAATGGAAGATGGAAGTTTAGAACCACTACCTAAAAAGAATATAGATACAGGAGCAGGACTTGAAAGAATAGCAGCCGTTGTACAAGGAAAAGCTAATAACTTTGAAACAGATTTATTATTCCCTATACTTGAAGAAGCTGCTAAAATAACAGGAAGTCAATATGCTAAAAATTCTGAGACAGATTTTTCATTAAAGGTTATAACAGACCATGCAAGAGCAGTAACTTTCTTAATAAATGATGGAGTTATACCATCAAATGAGGGAAGAGGATATATTCTAAGAAGAATTTTAAGAAGAGCAGTAAGACATGGAAGATTATTAGGTTATACAGATTTATTTATGTATAAAATGGTGGATAAAGTTGTTGAAAAATTTGAAATAGCTTATCCAGATTTAAGAAAAAATTTAGAAAATATTAGAAAAATAGTAAAAATAGAAGAAGAAAAATTTTCTAATACTCTTGATCAAGGTATACAACTTGTAAATCAAGAAATTGATAATTTACTTGCTAATGAAAAAAATAAACTTGATGGAGAAATTTCATTTAAACTTTATGATACTTATGGTTTTCCTTATGAATTAACAGAAGAAATTGCAGAAGAAAGAGGAGTAACTGTATTAAGAGAAGAATTTGAAGCTAAAATGGAAGAACAAAAAGAAAAAGCTAGATCTGCAAGAGAAGTTGTAATGGAAAAAGGGCAAGATAGCTTTATTGAAGAATTTTATGATAAATACGGAGTAACAAACTTTACAGGTTATGAAAAAACAGAAGATGAAGGAAAGCTTTTAAGTCTAAGAGAAACAAAAGATGGAAAAAATTTATTAATTTTTGATAAAACACCTTTCTATGCTGAATCAGGAGGACAAGTAGGGGATCAAGGGAAAATCTACTCTGATAATTTTGTAGGAAAAGTTTTAGATGTACAAAAACAAAAAGATATATTTATCCACACTGTTGAATTTGAAAAAGGTATAGCAGAAGAAAATAAAACTTATAAATTAGAAGTAGATATTGTAAAGAGATTAGATACTGCTAAAAACCATACAGCAACTCATTTATTGCACAAGGCTTTAAGAGAAGTTGTAGGAACTCATGTACAACAAGCAGGTTCATTAGTTGATTCTGAAAAATTAAGATTTGATTTTAGTCATTATGAAGCATTGACAGCTGAACAACTTTCTAAGATTGAAGATATAGTTAATGAAAAAATAAGAGAAGGTATAGAAGTTGCTGTAAGTCATCACACCATAGAAGAAGCTAAGAAGCTTGGAGCTATGATGTTATTTGGTGATAAATATGGAGATGTAGTAAGAGTTGTAGATGTACCTAGTTTCTCAACTGAACTTTGTGGTGGAACACATATAGATAATATTGGAAAAATAGGTTTATTTAAAATAGTATCTGAAGGTGGTATTGCAGCAGGAGTTAGAAGAATAGAAGCTAAAACTGGATATGGGGCATATTTAGTTGAAAAGGAAGAAGCTGATATTTTAAATAACATTGAAAAGAAATTAAAGGTAACTAATATAAATTTAGTTGAAAAAGTGGAAAAAACTTTAGAAACTTTAAAAGATACTGAAAAAGAATTAGAAACTTTAAAACAAAAACTTGCTTTATTTGAAACAAAGTCTGCTATTTCTGATATGGAAGAAATTGGTGGAGCAAAAGTATTAATTGCTAGCTTTAAAGATAAATCAGCTGAAGATTTAAGAACTATGATAGACACTATTAAAAATAATAATGAAAAAGCAGTTATAGTTTTAGCAAGTACACAAGATAAACTAGCTTTTGCAGTTGGAGTAACAAAAACTTTAATAGATAAAGTAAAAGCAGGAGATTTAGTAAAGAAACTAGCTGAAATAACAGGTGGAAAAGGTGGAGGAAGACCAGATTTTGCGCAAGCTGGTGGAAAAGATGAGGGAAAACTTTTAGATGCTTTTAAAGAAGTTAGAGCTATGATTGAAAGCAAACTATCATAA
- the secF gene encoding protein translocase subunit SecF produces the protein MKVNLHIIKRIKLYLSISTVLVTLSIIVFFTKGLNYGIDFSGGNLFQLKYTKTTVTLNQINENLDKLAEELPQVNSNSRKVQISNDGTVIVRVPELNEANKDKVLENLKNLGTYNLDKEDKVGASVGDDLKKSAIYSLGIGAILIVIYITMRFEFSFAIGGILSLLHDIIIAVGFIALMGYEVDTPFIAAILTILGYSINDTIVIYDRIRENLKRKHKGWTLEECMDESVNQTAIRSINTSVTTLFSVIAILIFGGASLKTFIMTLLIGILAGTYSSIFVATPIVYLLNKRKGNNMQDMFKDDDENNDGKRVEKILV, from the coding sequence ATGAAAGTAAATTTACATATTATAAAAAGAATAAAATTATATCTTTCTATTTCTACAGTTCTTGTTACTTTATCAATAATAGTATTTTTTACAAAAGGACTTAACTACGGAATAGATTTCTCAGGAGGAAATTTATTTCAATTAAAATATACCAAAACAACAGTTACATTAAATCAAATCAATGAAAATTTGGATAAATTAGCAGAAGAATTACCACAAGTTAATTCAAATAGTAGAAAAGTTCAAATTTCTAATGATGGAACAGTTATAGTTAGAGTTCCTGAGTTAAATGAAGCTAATAAAGATAAAGTATTAGAAAACTTAAAGAACTTAGGAACATATAATTTGGATAAAGAAGATAAAGTTGGAGCAAGTGTAGGAGATGACTTAAAAAAATCTGCTATCTATTCATTAGGAATAGGAGCAATTTTAATAGTTATATATATCACTATGAGATTTGAATTTAGTTTTGCAATAGGTGGAATTTTATCTCTATTACATGATATAATAATAGCAGTAGGATTTATAGCACTTATGGGTTACGAAGTTGACACTCCATTTATAGCAGCTATACTTACTATATTAGGATATTCAATTAATGATACTATAGTAATCTATGATAGAATAAGAGAAAATTTAAAAAGAAAACATAAGGGCTGGACACTTGAAGAGTGTATGGATGAATCTGTAAATCAAACAGCAATTAGATCTATAAATACCTCAGTTACAACATTATTTTCTGTAATTGCTATACTAATATTTGGTGGGGCAAGTTTAAAAACTTTTATAATGACATTATTAATAGGTATACTTGCAGGAACATATAGTTCAATATTTGTAGCAACTCCAATAGTTTATCTTTTAAATAAGAGAAAAGGTAATAATATGCAAGACATGTTTAAAGATGATGATGAAAATAATGATGGTAAAAGAGTGGAAAAAATCTTGGTATAA
- the secD gene encoding protein translocase subunit SecD, producing the protein MNNKLFLRLLMVIAIFGVSLYYSLVKPIKLGLDLKGGAYVVLEAVQDENSNVKIDNEAMNRLIEVLNRRVNGIGVAESTIQKAGDNRVIIELPGLQNTEDAINLIGKTALMEFKLMNEDGTLGETLLTGSALKKADVSYDNLGRPQISFEMTPEGAQTFAKITRENIGRQLAITLDGVVQTAPKINSEIPSGNGVITGNYTVEEAKGTAALLNAGALPIKAEIAETRTVGATLGDESIAQSKNAGMVAIVLIWVFMIIFYRLPGIIADLAIVLFGFITFACLNFIDATLTLPGIAGFILSLGMAVDANVIIFERIKEELRFGNSIRNSIESGFGKGFVAIFDSNLTTLIITTILFVFGTGPIKGFAVTLALGTLASMFTAITATKVLLLTFVNIFGFRSPKLFGVTEGEVIK; encoded by the coding sequence ATGAATAATAAGTTATTTCTTAGATTGTTAATGGTTATAGCAATTTTTGGTGTCTCTCTGTATTATAGTTTAGTGAAACCAATAAAGCTAGGACTAGATTTAAAAGGTGGAGCTTATGTTGTACTTGAAGCAGTACAAGATGAGAATTCAAATGTAAAAATAGATAATGAAGCTATGAATAGGCTAATTGAAGTATTAAATAGAAGAGTAAATGGAATAGGAGTTGCAGAATCTACAATTCAAAAAGCTGGGGATAATAGAGTTATCATAGAGTTACCAGGTTTACAAAATACAGAAGATGCAATAAATTTAATTGGTAAGACAGCATTGATGGAATTCAAATTGATGAATGAAGATGGAACTTTAGGTGAAACTTTACTTACAGGTTCAGCATTAAAAAAGGCTGATGTGTCTTATGATAATTTAGGTAGACCTCAAATATCATTTGAAATGACTCCAGAAGGAGCACAAACTTTTGCAAAGATAACAAGAGAAAATATTGGTAGACAACTTGCAATTACTCTTGATGGAGTAGTTCAGACAGCACCTAAAATTAATAGTGAGATTCCTAGTGGAAATGGAGTTATAACAGGTAATTATACTGTTGAAGAAGCAAAAGGAACAGCTGCATTATTAAATGCTGGAGCATTACCAATAAAAGCAGAAATAGCTGAAACAAGAACTGTTGGAGCAACTCTTGGAGATGAATCAATAGCACAAAGTAAAAATGCTGGAATGGTTGCAATAGTTTTAATTTGGGTATTTATGATAATCTTTTATAGATTACCAGGTATTATAGCAGATTTAGCAATAGTATTATTTGGCTTTATAACATTTGCTTGTCTAAATTTCATAGATGCAACACTTACTTTGCCAGGTATAGCAGGATTTATCCTATCACTTGGAATGGCAGTTGATGCAAATGTAATTATTTTTGAAAGAATAAAAGAAGAATTAAGATTTGGAAATAGTATAAGAAACTCAATAGAATCTGGATTTGGAAAAGGATTTGTTGCTATATTTGACTCAAACTTAACAACTTTGATAATAACAACTATATTATTTGTATTTGGTACTGGACCAATAAAAGGATTTGCAGTAACATTAGCATTAGGTACATTAGCTTCAATGTTTACAGCAATAACAGCAACAAAAGTATTACTTCTAACTTTTGTAAATATATTTGGTTTTAGAAGTCCAAAACTTTTTGGAGTTACAGAAGGGGAGGTTATAAAATAA